One window of Robiginitalea biformata HTCC2501 genomic DNA carries:
- a CDS encoding DUF6702 family protein has product MKIKYSKLPAVGFLILALLLTSFTAAHKFYVSVTNVEYSESDESLQIISRIFIDDLDNLLKTRYDFDARLATEDEPEAAAGYIERYFNSKFRVFVNGEERAYTFLGKKYDKDLILCFIEVTGVPREDLESVGLQNEILTDLFSEQKNLVHFKVLGKKRSVVLIRENNKGMLNL; this is encoded by the coding sequence ATGAAAATCAAATACTCCAAACTCCCGGCAGTCGGATTCCTGATACTCGCCTTGCTGCTAACTTCCTTTACGGCGGCGCACAAGTTCTACGTAAGCGTCACCAATGTGGAGTATTCGGAATCGGACGAGTCCCTGCAGATCATCAGCCGGATTTTTATCGACGATTTGGACAACCTGCTCAAAACGCGGTACGATTTTGACGCCCGCCTGGCCACGGAAGACGAGCCGGAGGCTGCCGCCGGGTATATCGAACGCTATTTCAATTCCAAGTTCCGGGTGTTTGTAAACGGGGAGGAGCGGGCCTATACCTTCCTGGGGAAAAAGTACGACAAGGACCTGATCCTGTGTTTTATCGAGGTCACCGGGGTTCCCCGGGAAGACCTGGAATCCGTGGGGTTGCAGAACGAAATCCTCACGGATCTCTTCAGCGAACAAAAGAACCTGGTCCACTTCAAGGTACTGGGCAAAAAGCGCAGCGTGGTGCTGATCCGGGAGAATAATAAAGGAATGTTAAACTTATAA
- a CDS encoding carboxypeptidase-like regulatory domain-containing protein — protein sequence MKNTCILAFLLLGVLPLAAQDDTDGDRELLRGTVLYRNTPVPGENVLNAGAGTATTTDDNGQFTIPAKLGDTLYFIALAYQFKQVPVDEEVIRRNRMVVEVTEKVTELDEVTVSPEEQQEFLRLRNEDFKGFDYDTDETTEIQNTALDPTVRGMEYGLNFVNIFKLLTGGLKSRGEEQPAIQASTVIRQIYDDAFFVRDLGIPQAQIPDFLDFVDAQLPSRTLLRRDREFELIDFLVDQSETFRKTVLQD from the coding sequence ATGAAAAATACCTGCATATTGGCCTTCCTCCTGCTGGGGGTACTCCCCCTGGCCGCCCAGGACGACACAGACGGTGACAGGGAGCTCCTCCGGGGCACCGTCCTGTACCGGAATACCCCGGTTCCCGGGGAGAACGTCCTGAATGCCGGGGCTGGCACCGCCACCACCACCGACGACAACGGGCAGTTTACCATCCCGGCCAAACTGGGGGATACGCTCTATTTCATCGCCCTGGCCTACCAGTTTAAGCAGGTGCCCGTGGACGAGGAAGTGATTCGGCGCAACCGCATGGTCGTGGAGGTCACCGAGAAGGTCACCGAGCTGGACGAGGTTACCGTCAGCCCGGAAGAGCAGCAGGAGTTTCTGCGGCTGCGCAATGAGGACTTCAAGGGTTTCGACTACGATACGGACGAGACCACGGAGATCCAGAACACCGCCCTGGACCCGACGGTCCGCGGCATGGAATACGGGTTGAATTTTGTGAATATCTTCAAATTGCTAACCGGGGGGTTGAAAAGCCGGGGCGAAGAACAACCGGCCATACAGGCCAGCACGGTCATCCGGCAAATCTACGACGATGCCTTCTTTGTGAGAGACCTGGGGATCCCCCAGGCGCAGATCCCGGATTTCCTGGACTTTGTAGATGCCCAACTGCCTTCGCGCACGCTCCTTCGGCGGGATCGCGAATTTGAACTGATAGATTTCTTGGTAGACCAGAGTGAGACGTTCCGAAAGACCGTACTGCAGGACTAA
- a CDS encoding peptidase associated/transthyretin-like domain-containing protein, translated as MSARGQSELRGRVYEGSEGIADVHVLNLSREKAVISDSGGYFRIDAAPGDTLLFSAVRYKRKTLEVRADMLTAIRLEVPMEPFVNELDEVVVRPYDLSGDLDADLDRLPEDRTVTEYSLGLPNAYRRPWTQTEKKIHEATTGGGIVPLNPILNYFTGRTKRLKKQLAFERQYRKSLEMRAQFPDSVLTRELGVPLERLPDFMYFCEVDSLFDPVADSGDRLRVWAFLRRKGEEYRKYNNLDPPSRE; from the coding sequence GTGTCTGCCCGTGGGCAATCGGAACTCCGCGGACGGGTCTACGAGGGGTCGGAAGGCATCGCGGATGTCCACGTGCTGAACCTCAGCCGGGAGAAGGCGGTGATCTCGGATTCCGGGGGGTACTTCCGGATCGATGCTGCCCCGGGCGACACACTGCTGTTTTCGGCCGTCCGATACAAACGAAAAACCCTGGAGGTGCGCGCCGATATGCTCACCGCCATCCGCCTGGAGGTGCCTATGGAACCCTTTGTCAACGAGCTCGATGAGGTGGTGGTGCGCCCCTACGACCTGAGCGGGGACCTGGACGCGGACCTGGACCGTTTGCCGGAAGACCGCACGGTTACCGAATACAGCCTCGGGTTGCCCAATGCGTACCGGCGGCCCTGGACGCAGACCGAAAAGAAAATCCACGAGGCCACAACCGGGGGAGGCATTGTTCCCCTGAACCCGATCCTGAATTATTTTACCGGGCGGACCAAAAGGCTGAAAAAGCAACTCGCTTTTGAACGCCAATACCGGAAATCCCTGGAGATGCGTGCCCAGTTCCCGGACAGCGTGCTTACCCGGGAACTCGGGGTGCCCCTGGAGCGCCTGCCGGATTTTATGTATTTCTGCGAGGTGGACTCCCTTTTTGACCCCGTGGCGGATTCCGGCGACCGCCTGCGGGTATGGGCTTTTCTCAGGCGAAAAGGCGAAGAATACCGGAAATACAATAATTTAGACCCGCCTTCCCGGGAATGA